The following proteins are co-located in the Pyrobaculum calidifontis JCM 11548 genome:
- a CDS encoding ABC transporter substrate-binding protein, which translates to MKRSILLATILLATVLLAQYTPPHTNPGPAAERIVGKSVPLAQAGPAVIAGDIDVYIFGMRASQAAALKGNPNVAFYVAAAGFNDIILNPAPSNPPCANPFSNRAIRQAMQYVIDRDYVANEIYKGFAVPMYLWLSRYDPTYSVVADIISQLGIRYDLDYARSIVDREMPKLGATKGADGKWYCQGKPVTIIGLIRIEDERKDIGDAFASALEQLGFTVDRKYVTFDVAIQTIYGTDPAQFQWHFYTEGWGKAVLDRWDTSSISQYCASWFGYMPGWGTTGWYNYANETIDKLTEKLYKGLYKSFDEYVNTYRQATLMCLQESIRVFVNTNLNVYIATPKLQGVTADLGAGLRASVFNARNWYIPGRDVINVGHLWVWTASSAWNPVPQGGFTDVYSVDWWRMMYDPAVWNHPFTGEPMPFRASYVVETKGPDGAFDVPADAYRWDARQKAWVSAGGEKAKSKVVFNYAKYTSAKWHHGQPIKLADVLFIYAFLWDIANDPNKVARESGVASYVNSSMSLIKGIRIVNDTAIEVYIDYWHFDPNYIASMAVLTPDMPWEVYYAVDQLVYVKQTYAASRAGATKYNVPWLSLILRDHAKAAADVLQEALSAGAYPEKWFTVGGKVLLTKDEALARYRAAIDWFNKYNHLIISNGPFYLYAIDTAKQYIELRAYRDPAYPYKPGNFYFGVATPVEVSAVSIPTIAVGQGGMATVTLSVPAGAGRIFYKWGIIDPATGKFLYISKEEATTGNTITINMPADVTAKLTPNRAYQLWLLTYAENVPIVAEATQVFVPRAAAPTPTPTPPPTTPATTPTTTTPAPPPSPTVTVTTAPTAGGTEAMIAAVVGLIVVIAAAAFALMRRGGATKTR; encoded by the coding sequence ATGAAGAGGTCTATCCTATTGGCAACAATACTACTAGCAACAGTGCTCCTCGCGCAGTACACGCCTCCGCATACAAACCCAGGCCCAGCTGCCGAGAGAATTGTGGGCAAGTCTGTCCCACTGGCTCAAGCCGGCCCTGCAGTAATTGCAGGCGACATAGACGTTTACATCTTCGGCATGAGGGCATCGCAGGCGGCGGCCCTTAAAGGCAACCCCAACGTGGCCTTCTACGTGGCAGCAGCCGGCTTCAACGACATTATCCTAAACCCCGCGCCTTCTAACCCGCCGTGTGCTAACCCGTTCTCGAATAGAGCTATTAGGCAGGCGATGCAGTACGTCATTGATAGAGATTACGTGGCCAATGAGATTTACAAGGGCTTCGCGGTGCCTATGTACCTCTGGCTGTCTAGGTACGACCCAACGTACTCCGTCGTCGCCGACATTATTTCGCAGTTGGGCATACGCTACGACCTCGACTACGCCCGCTCTATTGTTGATAGAGAGATGCCTAAGCTGGGCGCCACTAAGGGTGCTGACGGCAAGTGGTATTGCCAAGGCAAGCCTGTGACTATAATAGGCCTCATCCGTATTGAGGACGAGCGCAAAGACATTGGAGATGCCTTCGCCTCAGCGCTAGAGCAACTAGGCTTCACAGTAGACAGAAAATATGTAACATTTGACGTAGCTATACAAACCATATACGGGACAGACCCGGCACAGTTCCAGTGGCACTTCTACACAGAGGGGTGGGGCAAAGCCGTTTTAGATAGGTGGGATACCAGCTCTATCTCCCAGTACTGCGCCTCTTGGTTCGGCTATATGCCCGGCTGGGGCACGACCGGGTGGTACAACTACGCCAATGAGACAATAGACAAATTGACGGAGAAATTGTACAAAGGCTTGTACAAGTCTTTCGACGAGTATGTGAACACGTATAGGCAAGCCACTCTGATGTGTCTACAGGAGTCTATTAGGGTATTTGTTAATACAAACCTTAACGTGTATATAGCTACGCCGAAGTTGCAGGGAGTTACCGCCGACCTCGGCGCCGGGCTTAGGGCCTCTGTGTTTAACGCCCGCAACTGGTATATACCAGGCCGCGACGTGATAAACGTAGGCCACCTATGGGTGTGGACTGCCTCATCTGCGTGGAACCCTGTGCCGCAGGGCGGATTCACCGACGTCTATTCAGTTGATTGGTGGAGAATGATGTACGACCCGGCGGTGTGGAATCATCCGTTTACTGGCGAGCCTATGCCGTTTAGAGCTAGCTACGTCGTAGAGACTAAGGGTCCAGACGGCGCCTTTGACGTACCAGCGGACGCCTACAGGTGGGATGCTAGGCAGAAGGCTTGGGTGAGCGCTGGGGGCGAGAAGGCCAAGTCTAAGGTTGTGTTTAACTACGCCAAGTATACAAGCGCCAAGTGGCACCACGGCCAGCCCATTAAGCTGGCTGATGTGTTGTTCATATACGCCTTCCTTTGGGATATTGCCAATGATCCAAATAAGGTGGCTAGAGAGTCGGGCGTTGCCTCCTACGTAAACTCGTCGATGTCTCTTATAAAGGGCATAAGAATTGTCAACGACACGGCGATTGAGGTTTACATAGACTACTGGCACTTTGACCCCAACTACATTGCCTCAATGGCTGTTCTTACGCCAGATATGCCGTGGGAGGTGTACTACGCAGTTGACCAGCTTGTGTATGTGAAACAGACCTATGCCGCGTCTAGAGCTGGCGCTACTAAGTATAATGTGCCGTGGCTTTCGCTTATTTTGAGAGATCACGCTAAGGCGGCGGCTGACGTGCTTCAAGAGGCCTTGTCGGCCGGGGCCTATCCTGAGAAGTGGTTCACAGTTGGGGGCAAAGTGTTGTTGACTAAGGACGAGGCGTTGGCTAGGTATAGGGCGGCCATTGACTGGTTTAACAAGTACAACCACCTCATTATTTCTAACGGTCCCTTCTACCTCTACGCCATTGACACCGCTAAGCAGTATATTGAGCTTAGGGCTTATAGAGACCCCGCCTACCCGTATAAGCCGGGCAACTTCTACTTCGGCGTGGCGACCCCCGTGGAGGTTAGCGCAGTGAGTATACCCACCATAGCGGTGGGCCAAGGCGGCATGGCCACCGTCACTCTGAGCGTGCCGGCGGGGGCTGGGCGCATTTTCTACAAGTGGGGCATCATAGACCCAGCCACTGGCAAATTCCTCTACATCTCTAAGGAGGAGGCAACCACGGGCAACACCATTACCATAAACATGCCCGCCGACGTCACCGCCAAGTTGACGCCTAATAGGGCTTACCAGCTGTGGCTACTCACATACGCAGAAAACGTGCCCATAGTCGCCGAAGCCACCCAAGTATTTGTACCAAGAGCCGCTGCCCCAACCCCGACACCCACGCCGCCGCCCACTACGCCAGCTACAACACCAACCACAACTACACCGGCGCCGCCGCCCTCTCCAACAGTCACTGTGACCACGGCGCCTACTGCGGGCGGCACTGAGGCCATGATAGCTGCTGTGGTTGGGCTTATCGTGGTGATTGCGGCTGCGGCATTTGCGCTGATGAGGAGGGGCGGGGCTACAAAGACTAGATAG
- a CDS encoding 30S ribosomal protein S13 — translation MAQEIRAIVRIGDTDLDGNKTVAYALAKIRGIGIATAYAICRKLGIDPHATLGLLPEDQINKLDWAVRNLHELAPAWFLNRRKDPETGRDLHLIGSELVLAAKRDVDLMKKLKSWKGIRHSLGLKVRGQRTVTTGRFGATAGVTKKKAAPGGK, via the coding sequence GTGGCTCAAGAGATACGTGCCATTGTCCGCATTGGGGACACGGACTTGGACGGGAACAAGACTGTGGCGTATGCCTTGGCCAAGATTAGGGGCATTGGAATTGCCACTGCCTATGCCATATGTAGAAAGCTTGGGATTGACCCCCACGCGACGCTGGGCCTGCTCCCGGAGGATCAGATAAACAAGTTGGACTGGGCTGTGAGAAATCTCCACGAGCTTGCCCCGGCGTGGTTTTTGAACAGGAGGAAGGACCCCGAGACTGGGCGAGACCTCCACTTGATAGGCTCGGAGCTTGTCCTAGCGGCTAAGAGGGACGTCGACTTGATGAAGAAGTTGAAGAGTTGGAAGGGCATACGCCACTCTCTTGGCCTAAAGGTGAGGGGCCAGAGGACTGTGACCACGGGCAGATTCGGCGCGACTGCTGGCGTCACTAAGAAGAAGGCGGCGCCTGGAGGCAAGTAA
- a CDS encoding 30S ribosomal protein S4, translating to MGGLKKPKKKYLAGKPKKIWNKQLLLEELQLMGEYGLRNKKELWLARARLKWIVRRARALLSMTAEERAPLEVPFKEKLYKMGFIEDPNVPLDRILSLDVRAILERRLQTLVFRMGLAKSIHHARQLVVHGHVLVAGRRVTSPGFLVPRELEDKITIEQ from the coding sequence ATGGGCGGTTTGAAGAAGCCTAAGAAGAAGTACCTCGCTGGTAAGCCTAAGAAGATTTGGAATAAGCAGCTGTTGCTAGAGGAGCTTCAGCTAATGGGCGAGTATGGGCTAAGGAACAAGAAGGAGCTTTGGCTTGCTAGAGCTAGGCTTAAGTGGATTGTGAGGCGCGCCCGCGCCCTGTTGTCCATGACCGCAGAGGAGAGGGCCCCGCTGGAGGTGCCGTTTAAGGAGAAGCTGTACAAGATGGGCTTCATCGAGGATCCCAACGTGCCGTTGGACAGAATACTCTCCCTCGACGTAAGAGCCATATTGGAGAGGAGGTTGCAGACTCTGGTGTTTAGAATGGGCCTCGCCAAGTCTATCCACCACGCGAGGCAGCTCGTGGTGCACGGCCATGTGTTAGTCGCGGGGAGGCGGGTCACGTCGCCGGGCTTCCTCGTGCCCAGAGAGCTTGAGGACAAAATCACGATAGAACAATAG
- a CDS encoding RAD55 family ATPase: protein MFQIQDVVSRGFTVIYGPPGSGKTSVAAKIADRVANRVMWISTNETQGALKEVLMRVGAKVDKFYIFDFPRAFRGNIAKFIADHIYEYEALVVDAVNGIAPREEKLEELVHGFLYQLSKDMPIVAVVEGRPLKIFYLADNLVRVGYRENALGHTVRYIKLVKSRFSPPSERLLFDFVEGVGLVYIYPNKKPQAAKVPLPEDAALLGVEELYKSSVVGIYGSDKKKLAKRLEEIAAKRDVFYLSLFPPTTLPVEIEEEKMLVATTFKDIVEVAYNIYSGRIKARVLAVSGLRDVERMVGNDVVDYITVVSSVARYVDYVVDFEIGEGVGRLSEIFLDAKITA from the coding sequence GTGTTTCAGATTCAGGACGTGGTGTCTAGGGGTTTTACTGTGATTTATGGCCCGCCTGGGTCTGGTAAGACGAGCGTGGCTGCAAAGATTGCGGACAGGGTGGCCAACAGGGTGATGTGGATTAGCACTAATGAGACACAGGGCGCGTTGAAGGAGGTGCTTATGCGGGTTGGCGCAAAGGTGGACAAGTTCTACATATTTGATTTCCCCCGCGCGTTTAGGGGGAACATCGCCAAGTTTATAGCTGACCACATCTACGAGTATGAGGCGTTGGTGGTAGACGCTGTTAATGGGATTGCGCCTAGGGAGGAGAAGCTGGAGGAGCTTGTGCACGGCTTTCTCTACCAGCTCTCAAAAGATATGCCCATCGTGGCCGTGGTTGAGGGCCGGCCTCTAAAGATCTTCTACCTCGCTGACAACTTGGTGAGAGTTGGGTATAGGGAAAACGCCCTGGGCCACACGGTTAGGTACATCAAGCTTGTGAAATCGCGTTTTTCTCCTCCCAGCGAGCGCCTCCTCTTCGACTTCGTGGAGGGGGTGGGCTTGGTGTACATATATCCGAATAAGAAGCCTCAAGCGGCCAAGGTGCCTCTGCCCGAAGACGCGGCATTGCTGGGGGTGGAAGAACTCTATAAATCCAGCGTAGTGGGCATATACGGCTCGGATAAGAAGAAGTTGGCCAAGAGGCTGGAGGAGATTGCGGCTAAGCGCGACGTCTTTTACCTCTCTCTCTTCCCGCCCACCACGCTCCCCGTAGAGATAGAGGAGGAGAAGATGTTGGTCGCCACGACGTTTAAAGACATTGTGGAAGTCGCGTACAACATCTACTCTGGGCGTATAAAGGCCAGGGTCTTGGCGGTGTCGGGCCTGAGAGATGTGGAGAGGATGGTGGGGAACGACGTCGTGGACTACATAACTGTCGTTAGTAGCGTGGCGCGCTACGTAGACTACGTGGTGGACTTCGAAATAGGAGAGGGGGTTGGCCGCCTCTCTGAGATTTTCCTAGACGCAAAAATCACAGCTTAA
- a CDS encoding glucodextranase DOMON-like domain-containing protein, giving the protein MSKKLPLLLVVLSAVLLYAQGVFVVQSATDPTGDYKGPGWFLPPQNPVFKNGTVFDLTRFEVLYNATADALVFRLTFADLGDNPWGTETGFSVQYIQIYIHRGFPGNPWGTVSCTILRPDDGDVAAGNAFFDEATRFFCPDPANLTQFKYTPGVKFSNDAPWDVAIFIGPKWGNETVNYVAVADVTGGTISVAPLQRVYASGNTIVAVVPRSAIPPTTRLMSDFPQPSWRYYVLVTSYDGYGPGRIRPFGPMAQEWAVGVGAANASSVLAGTVPRVLDVLGPNTPLATFTRNSSATLPSTTLAWGNFPLAVTTTTVNRILPVTATKTATLTITETSFVTRTVTQTQQVIQPVVDPMSYVVMGIGVVAGLVGAIAAARRK; this is encoded by the coding sequence ATGAGCAAGAAGTTGCCACTTCTCCTAGTGGTGCTGTCGGCTGTGTTGTTATATGCCCAGGGCGTATTTGTTGTACAATCGGCCACAGACCCCACTGGCGACTACAAAGGCCCAGGCTGGTTCCTTCCGCCTCAAAACCCCGTGTTCAAGAACGGCACAGTGTTTGATCTCACAAGGTTCGAAGTTTTGTACAACGCCACGGCAGACGCGCTGGTCTTTAGGCTGACTTTCGCCGACTTGGGAGACAACCCGTGGGGCACTGAGACCGGCTTCTCTGTACAATATATACAGATATATATCCACAGAGGGTTCCCGGGCAACCCGTGGGGCACTGTCTCTTGCACCATCTTGAGGCCCGACGACGGCGACGTGGCCGCCGGCAACGCGTTTTTCGACGAAGCCACTAGGTTCTTCTGCCCAGACCCCGCCAATTTGACACAGTTTAAGTACACCCCAGGCGTGAAGTTCTCAAACGACGCGCCTTGGGACGTGGCCATATTCATAGGGCCTAAGTGGGGCAATGAAACTGTCAACTACGTGGCCGTGGCCGACGTGACTGGGGGCACGATATCCGTGGCTCCGTTGCAACGGGTATACGCCAGTGGAAACACCATAGTGGCCGTTGTCCCAAGAAGCGCCATACCCCCCACCACTAGGCTCATGAGCGACTTCCCACAGCCCAGCTGGCGCTACTACGTGTTAGTCACGTCGTACGACGGATATGGCCCCGGCCGCATTAGGCCCTTTGGACCCATGGCGCAGGAGTGGGCCGTGGGCGTCGGCGCAGCCAACGCCTCCTCAGTGCTCGCTGGGACAGTACCCAGAGTGTTAGACGTACTGGGCCCCAACACTCCGCTTGCCACATTTACACGTAATTCCTCAGCAACGCTACCCTCCACCACACTTGCTTGGGGCAACTTCCCGCTCGCAGTTACAACTACCACAGTTAACAGAATCCTGCCAGTAACTGCAACCAAGACCGCCACCTTGACTATTACCGAGACTTCCTTTGTCACAAGAACTGTGACTCAGACACAGCAAGTTATTCAGCCCGTGGTGGATCCGATGAGCTACGTGGTGATGGGGATAGGCGTTGTGGCAGGCCTTGTCGGCGCCATTGCAGCAGCCAGGCGGAAGTAG
- a CDS encoding ABC transporter permease, which translates to MASLAKTLAIKAVTLFLVLLGVLVLLAVLMGATGLSDRILKSILDEQVRAYQQQLIQQRLPLEQVKKAVEEYNKTLAEQLGINQPWYFRMPQMIWRLLTLDLGESRILQSSWGSRKISDLILDRLPNTIILTTTGIVFTALVGIWTGIYIGSKIGSRADRVVSVLSAISYALPLWFMGLVLVFVLAYAPKILWGVQIFPPGGMVSTPPPSESVAYFLDLLWHLALPLLASFIVFFGSWAYTTRNIVFNVSQEDFVNFARAKGVPEGLVRRRYILRPSLPPILTNFVLSLAASISGYIITERVFNWPGMGSLYYAAITALDEPVIFALTYVFTLVYVVARFILEILYVIVDPRIRLA; encoded by the coding sequence ATGGCTTCTCTTGCCAAGACTTTGGCTATTAAGGCGGTTACACTCTTCCTAGTCCTTCTCGGCGTGTTGGTACTATTAGCTGTGTTGATGGGGGCTACTGGTCTTTCCGACAGGATACTAAAGTCAATTTTAGACGAGCAAGTCAGGGCCTATCAACAACAGTTGATTCAGCAGAGACTTCCCTTGGAGCAAGTGAAGAAAGCGGTCGAGGAGTACAACAAGACTTTGGCGGAGCAACTTGGCATTAATCAGCCGTGGTATTTTAGAATGCCTCAAATGATTTGGCGCTTGTTGACCCTCGACTTGGGGGAGTCTCGGATATTGCAGTCCTCATGGGGGTCTAGGAAAATTTCAGACCTAATACTCGACCGCTTGCCTAATACAATAATTTTGACGACGACGGGGATTGTATTCACGGCGCTCGTGGGTATTTGGACGGGAATTTACATTGGCTCAAAGATTGGAAGTAGGGCCGACAGAGTTGTGTCTGTGTTGTCTGCCATCTCTTATGCACTGCCTTTGTGGTTCATGGGGCTAGTGCTTGTCTTTGTCTTGGCTTATGCACCTAAGATTCTTTGGGGGGTTCAGATATTTCCTCCCGGTGGCATGGTCTCTACGCCGCCGCCTAGCGAGTCGGTGGCCTATTTCCTAGACTTGCTGTGGCACTTGGCTCTGCCTCTTTTGGCCTCTTTTATTGTCTTTTTTGGCAGTTGGGCGTATACGACGCGGAATATAGTCTTTAACGTGTCGCAGGAGGATTTTGTTAATTTTGCAAGGGCTAAGGGGGTGCCCGAGGGGCTTGTGCGGCGGCGGTATATACTGCGGCCGTCTCTGCCGCCTATATTGACAAATTTTGTGCTCAGCTTGGCGGCCTCGATTTCTGGCTACATAATTACTGAGCGTGTGTTTAACTGGCCCGGCATGGGGTCTCTCTACTACGCCGCGATTACGGCCCTCGACGAGCCTGTGATTTTTGCCTTGACGTATGTGTTTACTCTCGTTTATGTGGTAGCTAGGTTCATCCTCGAGATATTGTACGTAATTGTAGATCCAAGGATTAGGTTGGCATGA
- a CDS encoding isoaspartyl peptidase/L-asparaginase, whose product MTTLVVHGGAGRWAVSEEKRQAVKRALEDAVREGLAAMLRGGAVDGVVAAVEYMEASGLFNAGYGSVYALDGRVYMDAGIMDGKTGRAGAVAAVEGVKSAVRLARAVMELTDHVILAGEGATLLAKRLGLTAPFYKFYSEEKNRQFSQVLEEARQGKWHFKRVLDFADTVGAVALDKDGNLAAATSTGGVWLKLPGRVGDSPLPGAGFWAENGVGAFSATGVGEVIILSTLSLRARDLLEQTGDIRAAVEKAVEYVTRRFGPDTAGLIGVDARGRFAFSYNTRAMARGWGKPGEVRAEL is encoded by the coding sequence GTGACGACGTTAGTTGTCCACGGAGGGGCCGGGCGGTGGGCGGTAAGTGAAGAAAAGAGGCAGGCGGTTAAGAGGGCGTTGGAGGACGCGGTGAGGGAGGGCCTTGCGGCGATGCTAAGGGGCGGTGCAGTGGACGGCGTAGTGGCGGCCGTGGAGTATATGGAGGCCAGCGGCTTGTTCAACGCGGGCTACGGCTCTGTCTATGCGCTGGACGGGCGAGTCTACATGGATGCCGGCATTATGGACGGCAAGACCGGCAGAGCGGGGGCGGTCGCCGCCGTCGAAGGGGTGAAAAGCGCCGTGCGGCTTGCCCGCGCCGTCATGGAGTTGACAGACCACGTCATTTTGGCGGGGGAGGGGGCCACGCTTTTGGCGAAGAGGCTTGGCCTAACTGCTCCCTTTTACAAGTTTTACAGCGAGGAGAAGAATAGGCAGTTTAGCCAAGTTCTTGAGGAGGCCAGGCAGGGCAAGTGGCATTTCAAGAGGGTTCTAGATTTTGCAGACACTGTGGGCGCCGTGGCTTTAGACAAAGATGGGAACTTAGCCGCCGCCACGTCCACCGGGGGCGTGTGGCTGAAGCTACCAGGCAGAGTGGGAGATAGCCCACTGCCTGGGGCGGGCTTTTGGGCTGAGAACGGCGTTGGCGCCTTTAGCGCGACTGGCGTAGGCGAAGTGATTATACTCTCCACGCTTTCTCTACGCGCTAGAGATTTGCTTGAGCAGACGGGCGACATACGCGCGGCCGTGGAGAAGGCCGTGGAGTACGTCACTCGGAGGTTTGGGCCAGACACGGCGGGCTTGATAGGCGTAGACGCCAGGGGGCGCTTCGCGTTTAGCTACAACACTAGGGCAATGGCGAGGGGGTGGGGAAAACCGGGGGAGGTACGGGCGGAGCTTTAA
- a CDS encoding DUF72 domain-containing protein, which produces MEVLVGTCGFPKSRRQIYSTLDVAELQETFYNMPNRGKMQALREEAPGFHFTVKVFQGLTHPADSPTFKRTKGFKPTERHGLLKPTEENFQLWNEFVDSVAPLRPEVLVFQTPPSLKPEPYIYDFFASVAGAGFKVAWEPRGETYKDPTLIERVASLGVVIVVDPLKRAPLRGGIYYFRLHGLPGEVNYRYKYTDDDLRKLAEIIKSLEGEAAYVLFNNVYMFDDARRFKSIIRGG; this is translated from the coding sequence GTGGAGGTGTTAGTGGGCACATGCGGCTTTCCCAAGTCGCGCCGACAAATATACTCAACGCTGGATGTAGCTGAGCTACAAGAGACGTTCTACAATATGCCAAACAGAGGGAAGATGCAGGCCTTGAGGGAGGAGGCGCCGGGCTTCCACTTCACAGTCAAAGTCTTCCAGGGGTTGACGCACCCGGCGGATAGCCCCACTTTTAAAAGGACGAAGGGGTTCAAGCCCACTGAGAGACACGGCCTGCTGAAGCCCACCGAGGAGAATTTCCAGCTGTGGAACGAGTTTGTAGACTCCGTGGCGCCTCTCCGCCCAGAGGTCTTAGTGTTTCAGACGCCGCCTAGCCTAAAGCCGGAGCCCTACATATACGACTTCTTTGCCTCGGTGGCTGGCGCCGGGTTCAAAGTCGCGTGGGAGCCCCGTGGCGAGACTTACAAAGACCCCACGCTCATTGAGAGAGTGGCGTCTCTCGGGGTAGTCATTGTAGTGGATCCCCTAAAGAGGGCGCCGTTGCGGGGCGGGATTTACTACTTTAGGCTACACGGACTCCCGGGAGAGGTGAACTACCGCTATAAGTACACCGACGACGATTTACGGAAGCTGGCAGAAATTATCAAGTCGCTGGAGGGGGAGGCGGCGTACGTCCTCTTCAACAACGTCTACATGTTTGACGATGCGAGAAGATTCAAGTCGATAATAAGAGGGGGGTAG
- a CDS encoding aldo/keto reductase: MEYIRLGKTDMKVSRIGLGAWQFSGDAWGAIDYQTAKEVVAKAYEVGINFFDTAAVYGRGRSEEFLGRALKELGLRGHVYIATKIPGEWLRRVDILVAVENQRRRLGVDAIDLMQIHWPACWHNTPICETMKTLEELVDRGAIRYIGVSNFPLQLLEHARKCLSKIDIATSQNRYNLVEREADKELLPYLRREGIALIAWSPLAKGVLTGKYTPDNLPTFEDVRRNDPLFTRDNLARVLPLLDELKRLSAKYGKTPAQIALNWLTRDPLILPIPGAKRPEQVIENAGSVGWKLTDDDWKTLDRLGWEISQKIIYVTY; the protein is encoded by the coding sequence ATGGAGTACATAAGACTGGGTAAAACAGACATGAAAGTCTCCAGAATTGGGCTAGGCGCGTGGCAATTCTCAGGAGACGCCTGGGGCGCAATAGACTACCAAACCGCCAAAGAGGTCGTGGCCAAGGCGTATGAGGTAGGCATAAACTTCTTCGACACAGCCGCCGTATACGGCAGAGGCAGAAGCGAGGAGTTCCTAGGCAGAGCCCTCAAAGAACTGGGCCTCAGAGGCCACGTCTACATTGCCACAAAGATACCAGGGGAGTGGCTACGCCGAGTGGACATTTTAGTTGCAGTAGAGAATCAGAGGCGTAGGCTAGGCGTAGACGCAATAGACTTAATGCAAATACACTGGCCAGCCTGTTGGCACAACACCCCAATATGCGAAACTATGAAGACGCTTGAGGAACTGGTAGACAGAGGCGCCATTAGGTACATAGGAGTGAGCAACTTCCCACTCCAACTACTTGAACACGCCAGGAAGTGTCTATCGAAAATAGACATAGCGACGTCGCAAAACCGCTACAACCTGGTAGAACGAGAGGCAGACAAAGAACTCCTCCCATACCTAAGACGCGAAGGCATAGCACTAATCGCCTGGAGCCCCCTAGCCAAAGGCGTACTCACAGGAAAGTACACCCCAGACAACTTGCCCACATTTGAAGACGTGAGAAGAAACGACCCCCTCTTCACAAGAGATAACCTGGCGAGGGTACTGCCGCTACTAGACGAGTTAAAACGCCTCTCCGCCAAATATGGAAAAACCCCAGCACAGATAGCCCTAAACTGGCTCACGCGAGACCCACTAATACTGCCAATACCAGGCGCCAAGCGGCCAGAGCAGGTCATTGAAAACGCCGGCTCAGTCGGCTGGAAATTAACAGACGACGACTGGAAGACGTTAGACAGGCTAGGCTGGGAGATCTCACAGAAGATAATATACGTCACATATTAG
- a CDS encoding ABC transporter permease: protein MIREFFRSASGVAGFAIILLFSIIAIYVVATFPLDYGTRYWSNPKYWEEYPKLVPPVWYNYFVPEKLPQHYISELRAPTATEEDVKRWVFSYNFDADKFPTGVILKYANLTFYESLPIISIKVKRPDGQEVVLMDFDSGIPSPRPGESPPYVRFVENPRSIVLSVEPGVVRRAAEFARSQGVNCTVTEVREAVLLPYIIFGIPQSSKCSAESFKPLKGTYIFEVELVGDPRDRVDYVRLIVQGAVYGAMGTDYLGRDLAQGLLFGFPVALFIGGVVAVLATVIGMGLGIVSGYVGGKVDEAIQRFADVMNNLPLLPLLILFVFVLGRSLFNIIFVLVVFGWAGTTIIVRSMVLSIKTSQFVEAAKLAGASSWWIMWKHILPPVLPYSFALMILNIPGAILSEASLSFLGLGDPSIPTWGQIMQQAFDNGALQNFSWWWILPPGILIVITAVGFVLIFFALEPIVNPRLRRQ from the coding sequence ATGATTAGGGAGTTTTTCAGAAGCGCATCTGGCGTGGCTGGGTTTGCTATAATACTGTTGTTCTCTATCATCGCTATTTACGTAGTTGCCACATTTCCCCTGGACTATGGTACACGGTATTGGTCAAATCCTAAGTATTGGGAGGAGTACCCCAAGCTTGTGCCGCCTGTCTGGTACAACTACTTTGTGCCAGAGAAGTTGCCTCAGCACTATATATCGGAGCTGAGGGCGCCGACTGCGACGGAGGAGGATGTGAAGAGGTGGGTCTTTTCTTATAACTTTGACGCTGATAAGTTTCCCACTGGCGTTATTTTAAAATATGCCAATTTGACTTTTTATGAATCTCTTCCAATAATCTCTATAAAGGTAAAGAGGCCGGACGGGCAAGAGGTTGTATTAATGGACTTTGACTCTGGCATCCCATCGCCTCGTCCTGGTGAAAGTCCGCCGTATGTAAGATTTGTGGAGAATCCTAGGTCTATTGTCCTGTCTGTGGAGCCCGGAGTTGTGCGTAGAGCCGCGGAGTTTGCGAGATCTCAAGGCGTTAATTGTACTGTGACTGAGGTAAGAGAAGCGGTCTTACTGCCGTATATAATCTTCGGCATACCCCAGAGTAGTAAGTGTAGCGCCGAGTCTTTCAAGCCTCTAAAAGGCACGTACATCTTCGAGGTGGAGCTCGTGGGCGACCCTAGAGACCGCGTTGACTATGTTAGACTTATTGTCCAAGGCGCCGTCTACGGCGCAATGGGCACAGACTACTTAGGACGCGACTTGGCGCAGGGACTTCTCTTTGGATTCCCCGTCGCGCTTTTCATAGGCGGCGTGGTAGCCGTGTTGGCCACAGTCATTGGTATGGGCCTCGGTATAGTCAGCGGCTATGTCGGAGGCAAGGTAGATGAGGCTATACAGAGGTTTGCCGACGTGATGAACAACCTGCCTCTATTGCCCCTGCTTATTCTCTTTGTATTTGTGCTAGGCAGGAGCTTGTTTAACATTATTTTCGTGCTGGTGGTCTTTGGGTGGGCTGGCACCACGATCATAGTGCGCTCCATGGTTTTGAGCATTAAGACTAGCCAGTTTGTGGAGGCGGCTAAGCTGGCCGGCGCCTCTAGCTGGTGGATTATGTGGAAACACATACTGCCGCCTGTTCTCCCATACTCCTTCGCCTTAATGATTTTGAACATCCCCGGCGCCATACTGTCTGAGGCTAGCTTGAGCTTCTTGGGCCTCGGCGATCCCTCTATACCCACTTGGGGTCAGATTATGCAACAGGCTTTTGACAACGGCGCCTTGCAGAACTTCTCCTGGTGGTGGATACTGCCCCCGGGCATACTCATAGTGATAACCGCGGTGGGGTTTGTGCTCATCTTCTTTGCCCTAGAGCCTATAGTGAATCCGCGGCTGAGGAGGCAGTAA